CGGGAGGAGGTGTGTGCCAGGTATCAACCACTCTGTATCATGCCATCATTGAAGTCGGCTTTAAAACTACGGAGCGCAATGCCCACAGCTTTGCACCGTCCTATGTGGAAAAGGGACAGGATGCTATGGTCAGCTTTGACGGCTACGCAGGTCCGGATCTAAAATTTATAAATACCAGCGGTCATACCATGGCGGTCCGGGCTGCACTGGACGGGAAAAGCTTAAAGATCTCTCTGGTGGGGCTTCCTGTCCTTGAGGATGGGGTAAAAGTGACAATCCGCTCCGAGAAGGTTCGTGATTTGGAGCCGATGGAGCCTGTATACGAAGAAAACCCTTCATTGCCCTATGGAACGGAAAAGGTAGTCGATAAGGGCACCATTGGCGGCGTTTATAAAAGCTACCGGGTGTATAAAAAGGGAGATACGGTGATTAAGGAAGAGCCGCTTCATAATAGTACTTATAAAGGGAAACCTGCAGTCATTAATCGGAATACCACGGTGCCTCCTGCGGAAACCGAGTCCCAGACGTCTCCGGAGACACAGCCGCAGACCACGGAAGTGCAAGAGAATTCTGAGATCGGACCTGGGGGTGGAGGTTCTGAATCTACTGTTCCTGAGACGGACATACCGGTGGTTCCTGGAGCAGAATAAGATATGGAAAAAGGTACTTCAAACGTTTTACAAACGGTTGGAGTACCTTTTTTTGTAAATCTGCCGCTGTCAGTCGATAAAGCCTGGTTATATTTTTGGCATAGAATGCGGCATGAGTAAATGCAACAGCAACCAGTATAAAAATTAGTTGCAAAGGAAACTAATTTGTGTTAAGCTAGAGATAGTTTCCTTTGCAACTATATTAAAAGAGGTGATTAATATGGAAAATAACGTTACCATAGGGCAGGTGAATGCCGCAATCTATCGCAATATACAAATTCTGCTTAGTAGTACTTTAAATGATTTAGATATAAAAAATGGACAATATGACTTTTTCCTTGTTATTTCTTTGAGAGAAGGTCTGTCACAAAAAGAATTAAGTGAACATTTGCACATAAGCAAATCTACTACCGCAAAGGCAGTGAAAAACCTGACGGAAAAGGGGTATGTCATAAGACAAAAAGACAAAGAGGATGGCCGGTTAGAGCATTTGTATCTGACAGATAAGGGGCGGGAAAAATCTCCTTTTGTCCAGAGTATATTTCAGAAAATTATTGATGTATCCACAAGAGATCTATCTCAGACTGAAATTTCACAGATCCTAACCCTCATGCAGAAGGTCTTGAATAATATTATTTCTGAGAATATGCTATTGTCAGAGAAAGAGTACGAAAATGAATAAAACAAAGCTCTGGACAAGAAATTTAGTTATCATAACATTAGTAAACTTCTTTATGTTTTTTTCATTTCAATTATTTCCTTCCGCATTACCGCCTTATTTGAAATCACTTGGAGCGAATGACAGCGTTTTGGGATGGCTGCAAGGAATCATGACAATTGCCACATTACTTATTCGTCCCTTTGCCGGCATTGCATTGGATAAATACGGGCGAAAATGGATTTTTGTTATGGGATTAATCGGTATGCTATTAACAACAACGGCGTATTGGTTTTTTCCTTTGATCGAAATTATCATAGTCATCAGATGTGTACATGGAATGGTTTGGGGAATTGCCAACACAGCGTGCAGCACGGCAGCTTCTGATAACATACAAAAAGAACGCTTTTCTGAGGGTATGGGATATTTTAGCCTTGCGAGCAGTATTGCTATGGCTCTTGCTCCGGCGATTTCCTTGTCGCTTGGAATGCAGAATAATATTATGCTGGCAGCTGTATTTTTAATAATTGCTATTTCTTTGGTTTTTGTCATGAATTTTAATAACCGTCCTGCTGTACAAAGTTCAATGACTCCAAGACCATCTTTGTATGCGAAAGAAGCTGCTCTACCATCTGTTGTTATATTTTTAATTATGATTACATGGGGGGCGATCATTACCTTTTTAGCGCTGTATGGAGTGCAAAAATCCATTTCAGGTACAGGAGCTTTTTTTACTGTATATGCTATAAGTATGCTGATTACCCGTCCATACTTTGGAAAGCTCGTTGACCGCAGGGGCTTTGGCATGGGTGTCTGGTCGGGGGTACTTCTTATACCGATCGCATTACTGTTGCTTTCGGTAAGTAACAGCTTAATTACTATCCTGATTTGTGCGGTGATCTATGGAACCGGCATAGGTGCAGCTCAATCCAGTTTACAGACAATGGCAATTATTAAAGTCCCTAAGGAAAGAACTGGTGCCGCAAATGCTACATTTTTTACGGGTTTTGATGGTGGAATCGGAGCCGGTGCAGTTTTGGCAGGAATCATATCTACTTTTGCAGGATACGAGATGATGTTTGCATTGATGGCTATATTCCCATTTTTAGCGGGGATCCTTTATTTTATTGATTTAAGACTTAAAAGGAGAGCAGAAAAGTAGTATAATTACCAATGACATCAAGGAGCAAACGGTACCGTTGGGTGTTACGTTTGGTGATGAAACAAGATGCGAGGTTACCTAAATTTTTATTTCACAATTAAGCCGTACCATTTAATATCGGATATATTTTGAGGGATAAAATAGAAAGTTGATTTTCAATATAAAAAAGAGGGAAAGGAAATATGTATATGGATATAGCTGTTTCGTATGAAATTCCAAATGCACAGGAATATAATAATTTACGAATAATTTCTGGTTTGAGCCCAAAAGATGTATCGGCATCAGAAGCAGGATTGAAAAATTCTATCTTTATTGTTACTTTAAGGGACTCTGATAAACTAATTGGCATGGGAAGAGTTATAGGGGATAAAGGATGCTTTTATCATATTGTAGACATTGCTGTTGCCCCCTCATACCAGGGAAATGGCCTAGGTAAACTGATTATGTCAGAAATAAATACATACCTGGAGAATAACATTCCGAAAAATTCTTATG
This genomic stretch from Lacrimispora sphenoides harbors:
- a CDS encoding MarR family winged helix-turn-helix transcriptional regulator, which gives rise to MENNVTIGQVNAAIYRNIQILLSSTLNDLDIKNGQYDFFLVISLREGLSQKELSEHLHISKSTTAKAVKNLTEKGYVIRQKDKEDGRLEHLYLTDKGREKSPFVQSIFQKIIDVSTRDLSQTEISQILTLMQKVLNNIISENMLLSEKEYENE
- a CDS encoding MFS transporter, which encodes MNKTKLWTRNLVIITLVNFFMFFSFQLFPSALPPYLKSLGANDSVLGWLQGIMTIATLLIRPFAGIALDKYGRKWIFVMGLIGMLLTTTAYWFFPLIEIIIVIRCVHGMVWGIANTACSTAASDNIQKERFSEGMGYFSLASSIAMALAPAISLSLGMQNNIMLAAVFLIIAISLVFVMNFNNRPAVQSSMTPRPSLYAKEAALPSVVIFLIMITWGAIITFLALYGVQKSISGTGAFFTVYAISMLITRPYFGKLVDRRGFGMGVWSGVLLIPIALLLLSVSNSLITILICAVIYGTGIGAAQSSLQTMAIIKVPKERTGAANATFFTGFDGGIGAGAVLAGIISTFAGYEMMFALMAIFPFLAGILYFIDLRLKRRAEK
- a CDS encoding GNAT family N-acetyltransferase, giving the protein MDIAVSYEIPNAQEYNNLRIISGLSPKDVSASEAGLKNSIFIVTLRDSDKLIGMGRVIGDKGCFYHIVDIAVAPSYQGNGLGKLIMSEINTYLENNIPKNSYVSLIADVPADELYKKFGFEYSAPKSVGMVKKI